From the genome of Arthrobacter alpinus, one region includes:
- the recA gene encoding recombinase RecA, with amino-acid sequence MAAPADREKALAAALAQIDKQYGKGSIMRLGDEVRAPIEVIPTGSIALDVALGIGGLPRGRVVEIYGPESSGKTTLALHAVASAQKLGGIAAFIDAEHALDPDYAAKLGVDVDALLVSQPDTGEQALEIMDMLIGSGSLDVIVIDSVAALVPRAEIEGDMGDSHVGLQARLMSQALRKITGRLSQTKTTAIFINQLREKIGVFFGSPETTTGGKALKFYASIRIDVRRIQTLKEGADAVGNRTKAKVVKNKMAPPFKIAEFDIIYGVGISREGGIIDMGVEHGIIKKSGSWYTYDGDQLGQGMENSRRFLKDNPELADELERLIKAKLGVGVTPAAEEEKAPKLKAVDGF; translated from the coding sequence ATGGCCGCTCCCGCAGACCGTGAAAAGGCGCTGGCAGCAGCGCTGGCCCAGATTGACAAGCAATACGGCAAGGGCTCAATCATGCGCTTGGGTGATGAGGTCCGGGCGCCCATTGAAGTGATTCCCACAGGCTCCATCGCCTTGGATGTTGCCTTGGGCATTGGTGGCCTGCCGCGCGGGCGAGTCGTGGAGATCTACGGTCCGGAATCCTCCGGTAAGACCACGCTGGCCCTGCACGCCGTTGCCAGCGCCCAAAAGCTCGGTGGAATTGCCGCGTTCATCGACGCCGAGCACGCCCTCGATCCCGACTACGCCGCCAAGTTGGGCGTGGATGTTGACGCGCTCCTGGTCTCCCAGCCGGATACCGGTGAGCAGGCCTTGGAGATCATGGACATGCTGATCGGTTCAGGGTCACTGGATGTCATTGTCATTGACTCCGTGGCCGCTCTGGTGCCCCGCGCCGAAATTGAAGGCGACATGGGCGACAGCCACGTGGGCCTGCAGGCCCGCTTGATGAGTCAGGCGCTGCGTAAGATCACCGGCCGCTTGAGCCAGACCAAGACCACGGCCATCTTCATCAACCAGCTGCGTGAAAAGATCGGTGTGTTCTTCGGTAGCCCCGAAACCACTACCGGTGGCAAGGCGCTGAAGTTCTATGCCTCCATCCGGATCGACGTCCGCCGTATCCAGACGTTGAAGGAAGGCGCCGACGCGGTAGGTAACCGTACCAAGGCCAAGGTCGTCAAGAACAAGATGGCACCGCCGTTCAAGATCGCCGAGTTCGACATCATCTATGGTGTCGGGATTTCCCGCGAGGGTGGAATCATCGACATGGGCGTGGAGCACGGGATCATCAAGAAGTCCGGTTCCTGGTACACCTACGACGGGGACCAGCTGGGCCAGGGCATGGAGAACTCCCGCCGCTTCCTGAAGGACAATCCGGAGCTGGCCGACGAGCTCGAACGCCTGATCAAGGCCAAGCTGGGTGTCGGTGTCACGCCGGCAGCCGAAGAGGAAAAGGCTCCCAAGCTCAAAGCAGTCGACGGTTTCTAA
- a CDS encoding alpha/beta fold hydrolase, translating into MAGITHNPRDGVELSYDAVGEGEPILLLHGSALSRAIWRGFGYTKAFRERYRVITMDLRGHGRSGKPDTPDAYSMNTLVADALAVLDADGAPRAHVGGYSVGSRIAFSLAVTAPERLLSLTTLGGTFRIQPGSVGQLFFPEYDDALGQGGMAGFVAGWERRMGHALDPQTRSAFLANDAPALRAYLRQTEVEPAISEESVAAITVPALLMAGTRDPERLADSRRASVLMPNATLVELPGRDHGRTLVPAQPVLEVWLPFLAREASATS; encoded by the coding sequence ATGGCGGGCATCACGCACAACCCGCGCGACGGCGTCGAACTTTCCTATGACGCGGTCGGTGAGGGTGAACCGATCCTCCTGCTGCACGGCAGTGCGCTCAGCCGGGCCATCTGGCGCGGATTTGGTTACACCAAGGCGTTCCGCGAACGCTACCGGGTCATCACCATGGACCTGCGCGGACACGGGCGCAGCGGTAAGCCGGACACCCCGGATGCCTACTCCATGAACACGCTGGTGGCCGACGCCCTGGCCGTCTTGGACGCCGACGGAGCGCCACGGGCCCACGTTGGCGGCTACTCGGTGGGTTCCCGCATTGCGTTCTCGCTCGCTGTCACCGCCCCGGAACGACTGCTGTCGTTGACAACACTGGGCGGGACGTTCCGCATCCAGCCAGGCAGCGTGGGGCAGCTGTTCTTCCCCGAGTACGACGACGCCCTGGGCCAAGGCGGGATGGCGGGCTTTGTGGCGGGCTGGGAGCGGCGCATGGGCCACGCACTGGATCCGCAGACACGGTCCGCGTTCCTGGCCAACGACGCCCCTGCACTTCGCGCCTATTTGCGTCAAACTGAGGTTGAACCGGCCATTTCTGAGGAATCTGTGGCAGCGATCACCGTCCCGGCACTGCTCATGGCAGGAACGCGGGATCCGGAACGGTTGGCGGACTCCCGGCGCGCCAGCGTGCTGATGCCCAACGCCACGCTCGTTGAACTTCCCGGCAGGGACCATGGCAGAACCTTGGTCCCTGCCCAACCCGTTCTGGAGGTGTGGCTGCCTTTCCTCGCTAGGGAGGCGTCGGCGACGTCGTAG
- the pgsA gene encoding CDP-diacylglycerol--glycerol-3-phosphate 3-phosphatidyltransferase, protein MNDSVAPGPTTPSPSNLNLPNALTLLRIVMVPFFIWAFVADGGHYGSLRWAAVVLFVVAIYTDKLDGDIARARGLVTSVGKIADPIADKLLIGSALIMLSAVGELWWWVTIVMLVREVGITLLRFVVIRYGVMAASKGGKLKTVLQTLAIFVYLLPVTPAVPWMSVVALVIMLVALAVTVVTGVDYVIKAVQLRNAGRRNRTV, encoded by the coding sequence GTGAATGATTCCGTGGCGCCAGGCCCCACCACCCCCAGCCCGTCCAATTTGAACCTGCCCAACGCCTTGACGCTTTTGCGCATTGTGATGGTGCCTTTCTTCATCTGGGCCTTCGTGGCCGACGGCGGACACTATGGCTCCCTGCGTTGGGCGGCGGTCGTCCTCTTTGTCGTGGCCATCTACACCGACAAGCTCGACGGCGACATCGCCCGGGCGCGCGGGCTCGTCACCAGCGTTGGCAAGATCGCGGACCCGATCGCCGACAAGCTGCTCATCGGCTCGGCCCTGATCATGCTTTCGGCTGTCGGGGAGCTTTGGTGGTGGGTCACCATCGTGATGCTGGTGCGTGAAGTAGGGATTACCTTGTTGCGTTTTGTGGTGATTCGTTACGGTGTCATGGCCGCCTCAAAGGGTGGAAAACTTAAAACAGTGCTCCAAACCCTGGCCATCTTTGTGTACCTGCTCCCGGTGACCCCTGCCGTACCGTGGATGTCCGTGGTGGCGTTGGTCATCATGTTGGTGGCGCTGGCTGTCACCGTTGTCACGGGCGTGGACTACGTCATCAAGGCTGTACAACTGCGCAATGCCGGACGCCGGAACCGAACGGTTTAG
- a CDS encoding CinA family protein: MGVPGMDLAALVADATSAGLSVSTAESLTGGMLAAAIVEIPGASGMFNGGVIAYQNSVKITALGVPEELLAETGAVNAQVACAMALGACRATGSRVGLSTTGVAGPDPHQGKEVGHVYLGVAFDGAAQAYEYHFGGDRAMIRQQATDEALALLQQVVNAAREQKL, from the coding sequence ATGGGAGTTCCGGGAATGGATTTGGCGGCGTTGGTGGCGGATGCCACCTCGGCGGGACTGAGCGTATCCACCGCGGAGTCGCTGACCGGCGGCATGTTGGCTGCGGCCATCGTTGAGATTCCTGGCGCGTCAGGGATGTTCAACGGCGGCGTCATCGCCTACCAGAACTCCGTAAAGATCACGGCGTTGGGTGTGCCGGAGGAACTTCTGGCCGAAACGGGTGCCGTCAACGCGCAGGTGGCGTGCGCCATGGCTTTGGGTGCTTGCCGGGCGACAGGTTCCCGGGTGGGGCTTTCCACCACAGGGGTGGCAGGCCCGGACCCCCACCAGGGCAAAGAGGTGGGACATGTCTACCTCGGCGTTGCCTTTGACGGAGCCGCCCAGGCCTACGAATATCACTTTGGCGGGGACCGGGCCATGATCCGCCAACAGGCAACGGATGAGGCGTTGGCACTGTTGCAACAAGTAGTCAATGCGGCTCGGGAACAAAAGTTGTAA
- a CDS encoding FtsK/SpoIIIE family DNA translocase: MATRSSPARASAGKQGGASARPAKTATTPSPRSKQPAPAPDAHLIWPVRMVVGAWQGVGHLIGGAVRRMGTDVSHLPAGERRDGSGLFFILLATVIATFEWWGLTGWLATGVHGVFQGTFGWFAAMLPPMLLVFSILVFRQPTNIRSNNRVAIGFALMTLAGCALAHVAGGTPDAADGFAGVSRAGGMVGMIAGGLVAAASPVLAIVVFSVLAFFSVLILTATPLRHIPSRLRGLYEQLVGEPAAPRELDANGHDQSYLYATEKAVAGPKKPRGRMGRKKESDAAEPGYEGDSAFETALVDMFDDDGTSTSSAAPSLPPGVRRPTRDELAADAIKARQGLPTSTDLYDVADSSPVTEAIGVVGARSLAVSADTSDGNPTPYVPAPPVGPPAPIPARSEQLQLSGDVTYTLPESDFLPAGPPGKEATEANDAIVAALTDTLQQFNVDAAVTGFSRGPTVTRYEIELAPGTKVERVTALSKNISYAVASSDVRILSPIPGKSAIGIEIPNADKEIVVLGDVLRSANARRTDHPMVMGVGKDVEGGFVVANLAKMPHLLVAGATGAGKSSFVNSMIVSILMRSTPDEVRMVMVDPKRVELTAYEGVPHLITPIITNPKKAAEALQWVVREMDQRYDDLANYGFKHIDEFNKAVKAGKVHPPEGSKRIVRPYPYLLVIVDELADLMMVAPRDVEDSIVRITQLARAAGIHLVLATQRPSVDVVTGLIKANVPSRMAFATSSVTDSRVVLDQPGAEKLLGQGDALFLPMGKSKPIRVQGAWVTEAEIKRVVDHVKGQLKATYRTDVAVEAPKKVIEDDIGDDLDVLLQATELVVTTQFGSTSMLQRKLRVGFAKAGRLMDLLESRGVVGPSEGSKARDVLVKPDDLGATLAAIRGDGAPEAGQSGEGAGVERSTESTIAAALAENANANHGWGGDLVADDLANKTESVNYYDGADTPGQDEDGGDDAWSLTGR, from the coding sequence ATGGCGACTCGTTCTTCCCCCGCTCGCGCGTCCGCCGGCAAGCAAGGCGGCGCTTCGGCGCGCCCTGCCAAGACCGCCACAACGCCGAGCCCCCGCAGCAAACAACCAGCACCGGCACCGGATGCGCACCTGATCTGGCCTGTTCGCATGGTGGTCGGGGCCTGGCAGGGTGTTGGCCACCTGATAGGCGGCGCCGTGCGACGCATGGGCACCGACGTCAGTCACCTCCCTGCCGGTGAAAGGCGTGACGGCAGCGGTTTGTTCTTCATCCTGCTCGCCACCGTCATCGCCACCTTTGAGTGGTGGGGCCTTACCGGGTGGCTGGCCACGGGCGTCCACGGCGTCTTCCAAGGCACTTTTGGCTGGTTCGCCGCCATGCTTCCACCCATGCTGCTCGTCTTTTCCATCCTGGTTTTCCGCCAGCCCACCAACATCCGCAGTAACAACAGGGTGGCGATCGGCTTTGCCCTGATGACCCTGGCCGGCTGCGCCCTGGCTCATGTGGCTGGCGGGACGCCCGACGCGGCGGACGGCTTTGCCGGCGTGAGCCGCGCCGGAGGCATGGTCGGTATGATCGCCGGCGGCCTCGTCGCAGCAGCCAGCCCGGTCCTGGCCATCGTGGTCTTCTCGGTGCTCGCCTTCTTCAGCGTCTTGATTCTCACCGCCACACCCCTGCGGCACATCCCGTCGAGGCTGCGCGGACTCTATGAACAATTGGTGGGAGAGCCGGCCGCCCCGCGCGAACTGGACGCCAACGGGCACGACCAGAGCTACCTCTACGCCACTGAGAAAGCCGTGGCCGGGCCCAAGAAACCCCGCGGGCGGATGGGTCGAAAGAAGGAAAGCGACGCCGCGGAACCCGGCTATGAAGGGGACAGCGCGTTCGAGACAGCGCTGGTGGACATGTTCGACGACGACGGCACGTCGACGTCGTCGGCCGCCCCGTCGCTGCCACCGGGGGTCCGGCGGCCCACACGAGACGAACTGGCGGCGGATGCTATCAAGGCCCGTCAGGGACTGCCCACCTCCACGGACCTCTACGACGTTGCCGATAGCAGTCCGGTGACCGAGGCGATCGGCGTCGTCGGTGCCCGGTCCCTGGCCGTCAGTGCGGACACCTCCGACGGCAATCCCACACCGTACGTTCCCGCCCCGCCAGTGGGCCCCCCTGCCCCTATCCCAGCACGATCGGAACAACTCCAGCTCTCCGGCGACGTCACCTACACCTTGCCAGAATCGGACTTTCTGCCGGCAGGCCCGCCCGGGAAGGAAGCCACCGAGGCCAACGACGCCATTGTGGCAGCCCTGACAGACACCTTGCAGCAGTTCAACGTGGACGCCGCAGTGACCGGCTTCAGCCGCGGCCCCACCGTGACCCGGTACGAGATCGAGCTCGCCCCCGGTACCAAGGTCGAACGCGTCACCGCGTTGAGCAAGAACATCTCCTACGCCGTGGCGTCCTCGGATGTGCGCATCCTGAGCCCCATCCCGGGAAAGAGCGCCATTGGCATTGAGATCCCCAACGCGGACAAGGAGATCGTGGTCCTGGGCGACGTGCTGCGCTCGGCCAACGCCCGACGCACCGACCACCCCATGGTCATGGGTGTGGGCAAGGACGTGGAGGGCGGCTTTGTGGTCGCCAACCTGGCCAAGATGCCGCACCTGCTCGTGGCTGGGGCCACGGGAGCTGGAAAGTCATCGTTCGTGAACTCCATGATCGTCTCGATCCTGATGCGTTCCACGCCCGACGAGGTGCGCATGGTCATGGTGGACCCCAAACGTGTGGAACTGACAGCCTACGAAGGCGTTCCCCACTTGATCACCCCCATCATCACTAACCCCAAGAAGGCCGCCGAGGCGCTGCAGTGGGTGGTGCGGGAAATGGACCAACGCTACGACGATCTCGCCAACTACGGGTTCAAACACATCGACGAGTTCAACAAGGCAGTCAAAGCCGGCAAGGTCCACCCGCCCGAGGGTTCCAAGCGGATTGTGCGCCCCTACCCGTACCTGCTGGTCATCGTCGACGAGCTGGCGGACCTGATGATGGTGGCCCCACGCGATGTGGAGGATTCCATTGTCCGTATCACCCAGTTGGCCCGTGCCGCCGGCATCCACCTGGTGCTGGCCACCCAGCGGCCCTCCGTGGACGTGGTGACCGGCCTGATCAAGGCCAACGTGCCCTCCCGCATGGCGTTCGCCACCTCCTCCGTGACCGACTCACGCGTGGTGTTGGACCAGCCGGGTGCGGAAAAGCTGCTGGGCCAGGGCGACGCCTTGTTCCTACCTATGGGTAAATCTAAGCCCATCCGTGTCCAGGGCGCTTGGGTCACGGAGGCCGAGATCAAGCGCGTCGTGGACCACGTCAAGGGCCAGCTGAAAGCCACCTACCGCACAGACGTGGCAGTTGAGGCGCCCAAGAAGGTCATCGAAGATGACATCGGCGACGACCTTGACGTCCTGCTGCAGGCCACCGAACTGGTGGTCACTACGCAATTCGGCTCCACCTCCATGCTCCAGCGCAAGCTCCGCGTGGGCTTCGCCAAGGCCGGCCGGCTCATGGATCTGCTTGAATCCCGCGGTGTGGTGGGTCCCTCCGAGGGCTCTAAGGCCCGTGACGTGCTGGTCAAGCCCGACGACCTGGGCGCGACACTGGCCGCGATCAGGGGTGACGGGGCCCCGGAGGCCGGGCAGAGCGGCGAGGGGGCCGGCGTCGAACGCTCTACCGAGAGCACCATCGCCGCTGCCCTGGCCGAGAACGCAAACGCCAACCATGGCTGGGGCGGGGACCTGGTGGCCGATGACCTGGCCAACAAGACCGAATCCGTGAACTATTACGACGGCGCCGACACCCCGGGCCAGGACGAGGACGGCGGTGATGACGCATGGTCGCTGACCGGACGCTAG
- a CDS encoding regulatory protein RecX — MNAKRSAGEPAVDANPASTARAIVLRQLTNSPKSRHQLAQKLAERDIPRDVIQTVLDRFEEINLIDDTEFAQLWVRSRARNKSLARGSLKRELEEKGIAPELVEDALSQVSDADEDAGARALVQRKLGAAKNLADRAERDKFTRRWVAMLARKGYSPSLAFVVVGQVIDEALADEPSFE; from the coding sequence ATGAACGCGAAGAGATCAGCCGGGGAACCGGCCGTCGATGCCAATCCGGCGTCGACGGCCCGGGCTATCGTCCTGCGCCAGTTGACCAATTCCCCCAAGAGCCGCCACCAGCTGGCCCAAAAACTAGCTGAACGTGACATTCCCAGGGATGTCATCCAAACGGTGCTTGACCGCTTCGAGGAGATAAACCTCATCGACGACACCGAGTTTGCGCAGCTGTGGGTGCGCAGCCGGGCTCGGAACAAGTCCCTTGCCAGGGGCTCCCTCAAACGCGAACTGGAGGAGAAGGGCATTGCCCCGGAGCTAGTTGAGGACGCGTTGTCCCAGGTCAGTGACGCGGACGAGGACGCAGGGGCACGGGCGCTGGTGCAGCGGAAGCTCGGAGCCGCCAAAAACCTCGCGGATAGGGCCGAACGGGATAAATTCACCCGCCGCTGGGTGGCGATGCTGGCCCGCAAGGGGTACAGCCCCTCCTTGGCGTTTGTGGTGGTTGGACAGGTCATTGATGAGGCCTTGGCGGACGAGCCTTCCTTTGAGTAG
- a CDS encoding ribonuclease J — protein sequence MTQTTEPGLRTPPPLPPGTLRIVPLGGIGEIGRNMTVFEVAGKLLIVDCGVLFPEEDQPGVDVILPDFSYIEDRLEDVVGVVLTHGHEDHIGAVPYLLRLRGDLPLIGSQLTLAFIEAKLMEHRIKPSTLTVKEGHVEQLGPFQCEFIAVNHSIPDALAVFIRTAGGTVLHTGDFKMDQLPLDGRTTDLRHFARLGEEGVDLFLVDSTNADVPGFTTSEAEIGPTLEALFGKAAKRIIVASFSSHVHRVQQVLNAAVMHNRKVAFVGRSMVRNMAIAAKLGYLSVPAGVLVDMKNVDNLPDNKVVLMSTGSQGEPMAALSRMASGDHKIAVGKGDTVILASSLIPGNENAVYRIINGLLRLGADVIHKGTAKVHVSGHAAAGELLYCYNILTPKNVMPVHGETRHLIANAKIAQSSGVPVENILLTEDGSVIDLVDGTARVVGQVECGFVYVDGHSVGEITDEDLKDRRTLGDEGFISIITVVNRSTGKIVTGPDIHARGVAEDDSVFDEIKPKIAAALEEAVMANTEHTTHQLQQVVRRVIGSWVSRKLRRRPMIIPVVLEA from the coding sequence ATGACCCAGACCACCGAGCCCGGACTGCGCACCCCGCCACCCCTGCCGCCGGGCACCCTGCGCATCGTTCCGCTGGGCGGCATTGGCGAAATCGGCCGGAACATGACGGTCTTTGAAGTGGCCGGCAAACTATTGATCGTCGACTGCGGAGTGCTCTTCCCGGAGGAGGACCAGCCGGGCGTCGACGTGATCTTGCCCGACTTCTCCTACATCGAGGACCGGCTTGAGGACGTGGTGGGCGTGGTGCTCACCCACGGCCATGAGGACCACATCGGTGCCGTGCCGTACCTTTTGCGGCTGCGCGGTGATCTCCCGCTGATCGGTTCCCAGCTGACGCTTGCCTTCATCGAGGCCAAGCTGATGGAGCACCGTATTAAGCCATCGACCCTGACCGTCAAAGAAGGGCACGTTGAGCAGCTGGGCCCGTTCCAGTGCGAGTTCATCGCCGTCAACCACTCCATACCGGACGCCTTGGCCGTCTTCATCCGGACCGCTGGCGGCACCGTTCTACACACCGGCGACTTCAAGATGGACCAGCTGCCCTTGGATGGCCGCACCACCGACCTGCGCCACTTTGCCAGGCTGGGCGAGGAAGGCGTGGACCTGTTCCTGGTCGATTCCACCAACGCGGACGTCCCCGGCTTCACCACCAGTGAGGCAGAAATTGGACCAACCCTGGAGGCATTGTTCGGCAAGGCCGCCAAGCGCATCATCGTGGCCAGCTTCTCCTCCCACGTGCACCGCGTCCAGCAAGTCCTCAACGCCGCCGTCATGCACAACCGCAAGGTCGCGTTCGTGGGCCGCTCCATGGTGCGCAACATGGCCATTGCAGCGAAATTGGGTTACCTGTCCGTTCCGGCCGGGGTGCTGGTCGACATGAAAAACGTGGACAATCTACCTGACAACAAAGTGGTCCTAATGTCCACCGGGTCACAGGGTGAGCCCATGGCTGCCTTGTCCCGCATGGCCAGCGGTGACCACAAGATCGCCGTCGGCAAGGGCGACACCGTCATCCTCGCCTCCTCGCTGATCCCCGGCAATGAGAACGCCGTTTACCGGATCATCAACGGCCTGCTCAGACTTGGCGCCGACGTCATCCACAAAGGTACAGCCAAGGTGCACGTCTCCGGGCACGCCGCCGCTGGCGAACTGTTGTACTGCTACAACATTCTCACCCCCAAGAACGTCATGCCGGTCCACGGCGAGACCCGGCACCTCATTGCCAATGCCAAGATCGCGCAGTCTTCAGGGGTGCCCGTGGAGAACATCCTGCTCACAGAGGACGGCTCCGTCATCGATCTGGTCGATGGCACGGCCCGCGTTGTGGGCCAGGTCGAATGCGGTTTCGTCTACGTGGACGGCCACAGCGTCGGGGAGATCACCGATGAAGACCTCAAGGACCGGCGCACGCTTGGTGATGAGGGCTTCATCTCCATCATCACCGTGGTGAACCGCTCCACGGGTAAAATTGTCACGGGCCCGGACATCCACGCACGCGGCGTGGCGGAGGACGATTCCGTCTTTGACGAGATCAAGCCGAAGATCGCCGCCGCCCTGGAAGAAGCCGTCATGGCCAACACCGAACACACCACCCACCAGCTCCAGCAGGTGGTGCGCCGGGTGATCGGCAGCTGGGTCAGCCGCAAGCTCCGCCGCCGGCCCATGATCATCCCGGTGGTCCTGGAAGCGTAG
- a CDS encoding helix-turn-helix domain-containing protein has protein sequence MVKQPVSVNGVVRWRDVGLADEAKHQQKERKMVVLRHEIGDVLRDVRQRQGRTLREVSHNARVSLGYLSEVERGQKEASSELLSSICSALEVPLSIMLREVSDRLAIAEGVAVPDTVPQEFAARYGRDLNEELSDELRKGLMSNAF, from the coding sequence ATGGTGAAACAACCCGTATCCGTAAACGGCGTAGTGCGCTGGCGGGATGTGGGTTTGGCAGATGAGGCGAAGCATCAGCAGAAGGAGCGCAAGATGGTGGTATTACGCCACGAAATTGGGGACGTTCTGCGAGATGTACGTCAACGCCAAGGCCGCACACTCCGTGAAGTCTCACACAATGCACGTGTCTCACTGGGCTACTTGAGCGAAGTGGAACGTGGACAAAAGGAAGCCTCCTCGGAGCTGCTGTCCTCCATTTGTTCCGCTCTTGAGGTGCCTTTGTCAATCATGCTCCGTGAAGTGAGCGACCGTTTGGCCATTGCCGAAGGCGTGGCTGTCCCGGACACTGTTCCTCAGGAATTTGCGGCACGCTATGGCCGTGACCTCAATGAGGAACTCTCCGATGAACTGCGCAAGGGCCTGATGTCCAACGCATTCTAG
- a CDS encoding DUF3046 domain-containing protein gives MRVSEFWRLMDDEFSAGYSRVLARDLVLKGVGGNTAADALGAGFDPREIWLAVCEMQDVPFARRLGRDIPLKG, from the coding sequence GTGCGAGTAAGCGAGTTTTGGCGATTGATGGATGATGAATTTAGTGCCGGGTATTCCCGTGTTCTGGCCCGGGACCTGGTGCTTAAAGGGGTGGGTGGAAATACTGCCGCCGATGCTTTGGGTGCCGGATTTGACCCGCGGGAGATCTGGCTTGCCGTGTGCGAGATGCAGGATGTCCCCTTTGCCCGGCGTTTGGGCCGTGACATTCCCTTGAAGGGGTGA
- a CDS encoding MarR family winged helix-turn-helix transcriptional regulator has product MTTAAKPSPDGPPPDPSEMNAAIEDVEFQLGLLWRRARSINHALARKVHPDLEPAAYGLLSVLMNQGGLRLTELAKYIGVGKPSVSRQISFLERLGLVSKLSDPSDGRAQLIVLTPAGISKMWALHAGRQEAFHSLLSHWDTAELTTLATLLAKLNNIGKEGANLG; this is encoded by the coding sequence ATGACCACAGCCGCAAAACCTTCCCCGGACGGCCCACCGCCGGATCCTAGTGAAATGAATGCCGCCATCGAGGATGTGGAATTCCAGCTCGGACTCCTATGGCGCCGGGCGCGCTCCATCAACCATGCATTGGCCCGAAAGGTGCATCCGGATCTGGAGCCGGCAGCCTATGGCCTCTTGTCAGTGTTGATGAACCAGGGCGGCCTGAGACTGACGGAGCTGGCCAAATATATTGGTGTGGGGAAACCATCTGTGAGCCGTCAGATCAGCTTCCTAGAACGCTTGGGCCTGGTCAGCAAGCTCTCTGACCCGTCAGACGGCCGCGCCCAATTGATTGTGCTGACCCCTGCCGGTATAAGCAAGATGTGGGCTCTACACGCCGGAAGGCAAGAGGCCTTCCACAGCCTTCTCTCGCATTGGGATACGGCAGAGCTCACCACCTTGGCCACACTTTTAGCCAAACTGAACAACATAGGCAAAGAAGGTGCCAACCTGGGGTGA
- the dapA gene encoding 4-hydroxy-tetrahydrodipicolinate synthase produces the protein MSASDASNRPFGTLVPAMVTPFTLDGEVDYKQAAELAIKLVDDGCDGLVVTGTTGETSTLTDEENLGMFAAVLEAVGDRARVIAGTGTNDTRHSISLSRRAAALGVHGLLIVTPYYNKPSQAGIQAHFEAIADSTELPVMVYDIPGRAGVAISTETIIKLADHPRIIALKDAKADYAQTTRVLANTDLEVYSGDDGLTLPLMAAGAIGLVSVSAHIAPQKFRALIDAAAAGDFGTARRLHFDLDPVIRAAMGHVQGAVAVKQILKWQGILSNSVVRLPLVEPGEDEIAMIKADLAEAGMEF, from the coding sequence ATGTCTGCCTCTGATGCTAGTAATCGTCCCTTTGGAACACTGGTGCCCGCCATGGTCACCCCTTTCACCCTCGATGGTGAAGTTGATTACAAGCAGGCAGCCGAGCTTGCCATCAAGCTGGTCGACGACGGCTGCGATGGCCTCGTTGTCACCGGCACCACTGGAGAAACCTCTACCCTGACGGATGAGGAAAACCTCGGCATGTTCGCCGCCGTCCTGGAGGCTGTGGGGGACCGGGCCCGGGTCATCGCCGGCACCGGGACCAACGACACCCGCCACTCCATCAGCCTGTCCCGGCGCGCAGCAGCCTTGGGCGTCCACGGCCTGCTCATCGTCACGCCGTACTACAACAAGCCCAGCCAGGCCGGCATCCAGGCCCACTTCGAGGCCATCGCCGACTCCACCGAACTGCCCGTGATGGTTTACGACATCCCGGGCCGGGCCGGCGTCGCCATCTCCACCGAGACCATCATCAAGCTCGCCGACCATCCGCGCATCATCGCCTTGAAAGATGCCAAGGCCGATTACGCCCAGACCACCCGAGTCCTGGCCAACACCGACCTTGAGGTGTACTCGGGCGACGACGGACTGACCTTACCGCTGATGGCCGCCGGCGCCATCGGACTAGTCTCCGTCAGCGCGCACATAGCCCCCCAAAAGTTCCGCGCCCTCATCGACGCCGCGGCCGCCGGGGACTTTGGCACTGCCCGGCGCCTGCACTTTGACTTGGATCCGGTCATTCGGGCCGCCATGGGACACGTGCAGGGCGCCGTCGCGGTCAAACAAATTCTCAAGTGGCAGGGAATCCTGTCCAACTCGGTAGTCCGGCTTCCCCTCGTGGAACCGGGCGAGGACGAGATTGCCATGATCAAGGCCGACCTTGCGGAAGCTGGAATGGAATTCTAG